A single genomic interval of Meleagris gallopavo isolate NT-WF06-2002-E0010 breed Aviagen turkey brand Nicholas breeding stock chromosome 6, Turkey_5.1, whole genome shotgun sequence harbors:
- the KLHL7 gene encoding kelch-like protein 7 yields the protein MAAPGSEKSSKKKTEKKLAAREEAKLLAGFMGVMNSMRKQRTLCDVILMVQERRIPAHRVVLASASHFFNLMFTTNMLESKSFEVELKDAEPDIIEQLVEFAYTARISVNSNNVQSLLDAANQYQIEPVKKMCVDFLKEQVDASNCLGISVLAECLDCPELKATADDFIHQHFTEVYKTDEFLQLDVKRVTHLLNQDTLTVRAEDQVYDAAVRWLKYDEPNRQPYMVDILAKVRFPLISKNFLSKTVQAEPLIQDNPECLKMVISGMRYHLLSPEDREELVEGTRPRRKKHDYRIALFGGSQPQSCRYFNPKDYSWTDIRCPFEKRRDAACVFWDNVVYILGGSQLFPIKRMDCYNVVKDSWYSKLGPPTPRDSLAACAAEGKIYTSGGSEVGNSALYLFECYDTRTESWHTKPSMLTQRCSHGMVEANGLIYVCGGSLGNNVSGRVLNSCEVYDPATETWTELCPMIEARKNHGLVFVKDKIFAVGGQNGLGGLDNVEYYDIKMNEWKMVSPMPWKGVTVKCAAVGSIVYVLAGFQGVGRLGHILEYNTETDKWIANSKVRAFPVTSCLICVVDTCGANEETLET from the exons AGAACGCTCTGTGATGTTATTCTTATGGTTCAGGAAAGGAGGATCCCAGCTCACCGTGTTGTGCTCGCCTCAGCAAGCCACTTCTTTAACTTGATGTTTACTA CAAATATGCTTGAATCAAAGTCCTTTGAGGTGGAGCTGAAAGATGCGGAGCCTGACATTATTGAACAGCTTGTGGAGTTTGCTTATACTGCAAG aattTCTGTTAACAGCAATAATGTCCAGTCTTTACTAGATGCAGCAAACCAATATCAAATTGAACCtgtgaaaaaaatgtgtgtggACTTTTTGAAAGAACAAGTTGATGCTTCAAATTGTCTTG gTATAAGTGTGTTAGCAGAATGCTTAGACTGTCCAGAACTGAAAGCCACCGCAGATGACTTTATCCATCAGCATTTCACTGAAGTTTACAAAACAGATGAATTTCTTCAGCTTGATGTTAAACGTGTGACGCACCTCTTGAACCAAGATACACTGACTGTGAGGGCAGAAGACCAG gTTTATGATGCAGCAGTCAGGTGGCTGAAGTATGATGAACCAAATCGCCAGCCATACATGGTTGACATTCTTGCTAAAGTCCGATTTCCTCTTATATCAAAGAACTTCCTAAGTAAAACAGTTCAGGCTGAACCACTTATTCAGGATAACCCAGAATGCCTTAAGATGGTGATCA GTGGGATGCGATACCATCTTCTTTCCCCAGAAGACAGAGAAGAGCTAGTGGAAGGTACACGAccaagaaggaagaaacatgATTATCGCATTGCTTTGTTTGGAGGCTCACAGCCCCAGTCCTGCAGATATTTTAATCCAAAG GATTACAGCTGGACAGACATCCGATGTCCCTTTGAAAAGCGCAGGGATGCAGCTTGTGTCTTCTGGGACAACGTAGTTTATATTTTGGGTGGTTCCCAGCTCTTCCCTATAAAGCGAATGGACTGCTACAATGTGGTGAAGGATAGCTGGTATTCCAAGCTAGGACCTCCAACACCTCGAGATAGCcttgcagcctgtgctgctgagggCAAAATTTATACATCTGGTGGTTCAGAAGTGG GAAATTCTGCACTGTATTTGTTTGAATGCTACGATACGAGAACAGAAAGCTGGCATACAAAGCCCAGCATGCTGACTCAACGCTGCAGTCATGGAATGGTTGAGGCGAATGGTCTCATTTACGTGTGTGGAGGGAGCTTGGGAAACAATGTTTCCGGAAGAGTACTAAATTCCTGTGAAGTTTATGATCCGGCCACAGAAAC ATGGACTGAGTTGTGTCCAATGATTGAAGCCAGGAAGAATCATGGACTGGTGTTTGTAAAGGACAAAATATTTGCTGTGGGCGgacagaatggcttag GTGGCCTTGATAATGTAGAATATTACGATATCAAGATGAATGAATGGAAGATGGTGTCTCCAATGCCATGGAAAGGTGTAACAGTGaagtgtgctgctgtgggatcCATAGTTTATGTCCTGGCTGGTTTTCAGGGTGTTGGTAGATTAGGGCACATTCTTGAGTATAATACTGAAACAGACAAGTGGATAGCCAACTCCAAAGTCCGTGCTTTCCCAGTGACAAGTTGTTTAATCTGTGTTGTAGACACTTGTGGTGCAAATGAAGAAACTTTAGAGACCTGA